In Maridesulfovibrio zosterae DSM 11974, a genomic segment contains:
- a CDS encoding MBL fold metallo-hydrolase gives MPDSITDIGRRNALKKFLCMAAFPLLITNAEANDNDKRTMSPMPAGVKNLPKQLFDNTPLIPTKVADNLYCIGSMSVVSWVLNTSDGIILIDSMWDNRDAQLIIDGLRKVDLNPEDIKMVMLTHGHGDHYGGAQYIKDKYNAKILMSERDFHFMNENNKGANGPRSPKCKVDAYIHDGQKVKLGDTTITVIETPGHTPGCLSFIYPARENGKTFMVGQWGGSGLPRTLEAKQAYRKSIDHFAEYTRANHVNVMVTAHLFSENGYKKLDACRSRKTAGANPFFVGEEGYSDYQNRLRVWVDKAISDQKKNS, from the coding sequence ATGCCTGACTCAATTACTGATATTGGGCGTCGTAATGCGTTGAAGAAGTTTCTTTGCATGGCGGCATTTCCCCTTCTTATCACAAATGCTGAAGCCAATGATAATGACAAGAGAACAATGTCCCCCATGCCTGCGGGAGTTAAAAATCTTCCAAAACAGTTGTTTGATAATACTCCTTTAATACCAACAAAAGTTGCAGATAATTTGTATTGTATTGGCAGTATGAGTGTTGTTTCGTGGGTTTTGAATACATCTGATGGGATTATCTTGATTGATTCCATGTGGGACAATCGTGATGCACAACTTATTATTGATGGCCTTCGAAAAGTTGACTTAAATCCTGAAGATATTAAAATGGTTATGCTTACCCATGGGCATGGTGATCATTACGGTGGAGCTCAATATATAAAGGATAAATACAATGCTAAAATACTCATGAGTGAGAGAGATTTTCATTTTATGAATGAAAATAATAAGGGAGCAAATGGTCCCCGTTCACCCAAATGTAAAGTCGATGCATATATACATGATGGCCAAAAGGTTAAGCTTGGGGATACTACGATAACCGTTATTGAAACTCCGGGACATACTCCGGGATGCTTATCGTTCATATATCCTGCGCGTGAAAACGGTAAAACATTCATGGTTGGCCAATGGGGCGGAAGCGGTCTTCCTAGAACTCTTGAAGCGAAGCAGGCATATCGCAAATCTATTGATCATTTTGCTGAATATACCCGGGCTAATCACGTAAATGTTATGGTTACTGCACATTTGTTTTCTGAAAACGGGTATAAGAAACTTGACGCATGCAGAAGTAGAAAGACTGCCGGCGCCAATCCATTCTTTGTCGGCGAAGAAGGGTATTCAGATTACCAGAACCGATTAAGAGTTTGGGTGGATAAGGCTATTTCCGATCAGAAAAAGAATTCTTAG
- a CDS encoding adenosylcobalamin-dependent ribonucleoside-diphosphate reductase — MTGHAVITRESAKMALEEHTRFQETVSSKKYQIRDRKGRLQEHSFTDVKNRLCREFLKQSRFDNQENEQVCEMLQSGRFIPAGSILSGLGNDYIKCSLSNCYLAKIESDSLEGIFEAQKKLARTYSYRGGSGIDITILRPSGDPVNNAAVTSSGAVSFMPLFSELTNTIGQNGRRGALMISLDIRHPETRRFIWCKSKPEEIFGVDSLTGKTQDVFGANISLKITDDFMQAVENDKDWTFIFPDRSKVTGKICGHETLELLPEVYEALDPQIGDHLEAEITYKITAIDPKKYLIKVEPDLPVNDEQAVLHEESLTFTLARRRNETSDIFDPVKSVYNTIWDGDYSRWQELGLPFKSYETVNARELLEEISTSAWQSGDPGILYQDTTQRNTPGTYIDPKRLKPMSTNPCGEQSLGYWNNCLLGAMVLHRYVANPFTKEAQFDADLFRDDLTRTMFFMDTMSDLNQSKHPLQAHRDADKYGKRIGIEFTGLGDMLAMLGMRYGSDESISFIKEILRNKAITEISISAEIAERFGVVEALKDQKARKRFLECPYIVNLDLPKKLQKKIMNTGLRHTAFNTVGPSGSISIMSDNCTSGIEPAFMFSYTRETRLEAGKVFEFIHLPPLKWMLETNQEELFGKYTALQLKEKLNYVQSDELDYMDRIRMQAAIQKFTDSSISSTINLSEDTDKETIFQIYLEAWKHGLKGVTVFRNGCKKGVLTKKEEKKETNPTMLGQNPSLFERELGDIERAERHRVTWKGSKMYIIVSLDESGNPIEIFVKLPKEAGVTGSGIYNEQVFQEKYSLWETITRLTSMLLRVGMPIDRILTQLDRSSYNIIDASAIISRILRQYISLDMDDQTIVSKGLGALCPECGKNAYVPEGGCKICKACGYTTCG; from the coding sequence ATGACCGGACACGCAGTTATCACCCGTGAATCAGCCAAAATGGCTTTAGAAGAACACACTCGCTTTCAAGAAACCGTCAGCTCCAAAAAATACCAGATCCGCGACCGCAAAGGCCGTCTCCAAGAGCACTCCTTCACTGATGTTAAAAACAGACTTTGCCGTGAATTCTTAAAGCAGTCCCGGTTTGACAATCAAGAAAACGAGCAAGTGTGTGAAATGCTCCAGTCAGGACGATTCATCCCTGCAGGCTCAATTCTTTCAGGTCTGGGTAACGACTATATTAAATGCTCTCTTAGCAACTGCTACTTAGCCAAAATCGAATCAGATTCATTGGAAGGTATCTTTGAAGCCCAGAAAAAACTCGCAAGGACCTATTCATATCGTGGGGGGAGCGGGATTGACATTACCATATTGAGACCTTCAGGCGATCCTGTGAATAATGCAGCTGTAACGTCTTCCGGAGCAGTCAGCTTCATGCCGCTTTTCAGTGAATTGACAAATACTATAGGCCAGAATGGCAGACGCGGTGCGCTGATGATATCTTTGGATATCAGACACCCTGAGACCCGCCGTTTTATCTGGTGCAAAAGCAAACCTGAAGAAATTTTCGGAGTGGATTCCCTTACAGGTAAAACTCAGGATGTATTCGGGGCTAATATCAGCCTTAAAATTACTGATGATTTTATGCAGGCTGTGGAAAATGATAAAGATTGGACCTTTATTTTTCCTGACCGTAGCAAGGTTACGGGCAAGATATGTGGACATGAGACACTAGAGCTTCTTCCGGAAGTATATGAAGCACTTGATCCGCAAATTGGAGATCATCTTGAGGCTGAAATTACCTATAAAATTACTGCCATTGACCCCAAAAAGTATCTGATCAAAGTAGAACCGGATCTTCCTGTAAATGATGAACAGGCTGTTCTTCATGAAGAGTCACTGACATTTACTCTCGCCAGACGACGTAATGAGACATCGGATATTTTTGATCCGGTAAAGTCAGTGTATAACACCATCTGGGACGGAGACTACAGCCGCTGGCAGGAACTCGGACTTCCTTTCAAATCGTATGAAACAGTGAATGCCCGTGAACTGCTCGAAGAGATCAGCACGTCAGCATGGCAATCCGGTGACCCTGGAATTCTGTATCAGGATACTACACAGCGCAATACTCCCGGTACATACATCGATCCTAAGCGTCTTAAGCCAATGTCCACAAATCCATGCGGAGAGCAAAGTCTGGGCTACTGGAATAATTGTCTTCTCGGGGCTATGGTTTTGCATCGTTATGTCGCCAACCCTTTCACAAAAGAGGCACAGTTTGACGCAGACCTGTTCCGGGACGATCTGACCAGAACAATGTTCTTTATGGATACTATGTCTGATCTCAACCAGAGCAAGCATCCCCTTCAGGCACACCGTGATGCAGACAAGTATGGTAAAAGAATCGGCATAGAATTCACCGGACTTGGTGATATGCTGGCCATGCTGGGCATGCGTTACGGTAGTGATGAATCCATATCCTTCATTAAGGAAATCCTGAGAAATAAGGCCATCACTGAAATTTCTATCAGTGCTGAAATTGCTGAACGTTTCGGAGTTGTGGAAGCGTTGAAAGATCAGAAAGCCAGAAAACGGTTTCTGGAGTGCCCATATATAGTAAATCTGGATCTGCCTAAAAAATTACAGAAAAAGATAATGAATACAGGGCTACGCCATACAGCCTTCAACACTGTCGGACCATCCGGATCAATTTCCATTATGTCGGACAATTGCACCTCTGGAATCGAACCGGCATTTATGTTCAGTTATACCAGAGAGACCCGTCTTGAGGCTGGAAAAGTATTTGAATTCATCCATCTGCCTCCATTAAAATGGATGCTTGAAACCAATCAGGAAGAGCTGTTTGGGAAATATACGGCTTTACAATTGAAAGAAAAATTGAACTACGTCCAATCAGATGAACTTGATTATATGGACCGCATCCGCATGCAGGCTGCAATTCAGAAGTTCACTGACAGTTCAATTTCTTCTACAATCAACCTTTCAGAAGACACTGACAAGGAAACCATATTCCAGATTTATCTTGAAGCATGGAAACATGGACTCAAGGGAGTAACCGTCTTTCGTAACGGTTGCAAAAAAGGTGTTCTGACCAAAAAAGAAGAAAAGAAAGAGACTAATCCAACGATGCTGGGGCAAAACCCGTCCCTTTTCGAAAGAGAGCTGGGAGATATCGAACGAGCCGAGAGACACCGTGTTACCTGGAAAGGATCCAAAATGTACATCATTGTCTCCTTGGATGAATCGGGCAATCCTATTGAAATATTTGTCAAGCTGCCCAAGGAAGCGGGTGTTACCGGATCAGGTATATATAATGAACAGGTATTTCAGGAAAAGTATTCTCTGTGGGAAACCATAACTCGCCTGACCAGTATGCTCCTGCGTGTGGGTATGCCCATAGATAGAATTCTCACACAACTTGATCGTTCCAGCTATAATATAATAGATGCCTCAGCTATTATTTCCCGCATCCTGCGTCAGTACATATCCCTTGATATGGACGATCAGACCATTGTATCCAAAGGACTTGGAGCACTTTGCCCCGAATGCGGTAAAAATGCTTATGTCCCAGAGGGTGGCTGCAAAATCTGCAAGGCATGCGGCTACACCACATGTGGATAA
- a CDS encoding FAD-dependent oxidoreductase, whose product MSSQNIVVIGGSAAGPKAAARAKRLDDTAKVTLLQKAPELSMASCGYPYYIGGNFDERDQLLATPTGVVRNEAFFAAAKGVDAKVNTDVTSIDRDSKTVSCVDVITGEESTVPYDKLVVCTGATPRRPPIAGIDLDGVQALSEMRDADKLRELRDSGEVKNVVIVGGGLIGIEVCEAMADSGMNVNVVEMLSQLLMFLDWEIAKLVEKHVASKGVTVHTENGVSEFIGENGKLTGVKLTDGSIVACELAVVAIGVVPNTTLAREAGLDIGDFGGIVVDEHMRTSDPSIYAAGDCVEIPNRITGKKTYAPYGDLANIEARVAADNMILGDNAVFPGTVNSGICKVFDLSAGSTGLSEKRAKAEGYKVVTATNASLDKPGFMGAKLLVSKMVADARTGRILGFQCVGPGEVNRQVAEAAMAVMNGNTVYDIGVADLPYAPPFSLAIDHFITTAHILGNKIAGRMTGISNAEVKERIDSSADSFILDVRSPVEFKEMRLNVGETLIPLGTLRNFLDKLPSDKDAEIVTFCKISMRGYEAQRVLEANGWTNVRVMEGGIMAWPFKVEF is encoded by the coding sequence ATGAGTTCTCAAAACATAGTCGTCATCGGCGGTTCCGCCGCCGGTCCAAAAGCTGCGGCCCGCGCTAAAAGATTGGATGATACTGCTAAGGTTACTTTGCTGCAAAAAGCCCCGGAGCTGTCTATGGCATCCTGCGGCTATCCTTACTATATCGGTGGTAATTTTGATGAGCGTGATCAGCTGCTAGCTACGCCCACAGGGGTGGTTCGTAATGAAGCATTCTTTGCGGCGGCTAAAGGTGTTGATGCCAAGGTTAATACAGATGTTACTTCCATTGATCGAGATAGTAAAACTGTTTCTTGTGTGGATGTTATTACTGGTGAAGAATCTACAGTTCCTTATGATAAATTAGTAGTTTGTACAGGGGCAACTCCACGTCGCCCTCCTATTGCCGGTATTGACCTGGATGGCGTTCAGGCACTGTCTGAGATGCGTGATGCTGACAAGCTACGTGAACTGCGTGATTCCGGGGAAGTTAAAAATGTAGTCATTGTCGGCGGTGGTTTGATCGGTATTGAAGTTTGTGAAGCCATGGCTGATTCGGGTATGAATGTTAATGTGGTTGAAATGCTTTCTCAACTGCTCATGTTTCTGGACTGGGAAATCGCTAAATTGGTGGAAAAGCATGTAGCTTCCAAAGGTGTTACTGTACACACTGAGAACGGTGTTTCTGAATTTATCGGCGAGAACGGTAAGTTGACAGGGGTAAAGCTGACTGACGGATCGATAGTCGCTTGTGAATTGGCAGTCGTTGCTATTGGAGTTGTTCCAAATACTACTTTAGCAAGAGAAGCAGGGCTGGATATCGGTGATTTTGGCGGTATCGTTGTCGACGAGCATATGCGTACTTCCGATCCCAGTATTTATGCTGCCGGTGACTGCGTAGAGATTCCCAACCGTATTACCGGCAAGAAGACTTATGCTCCATACGGTGACCTTGCCAACATTGAGGCTAGAGTTGCTGCCGACAATATGATCCTCGGTGACAATGCTGTTTTTCCCGGTACCGTCAACAGTGGTATATGTAAGGTTTTTGATTTGAGTGCCGGATCAACTGGGTTATCTGAAAAACGAGCCAAAGCTGAAGGATATAAGGTTGTTACGGCAACTAATGCCAGTCTGGATAAGCCCGGCTTTATGGGAGCTAAGCTGCTGGTTTCCAAGATGGTTGCTGATGCCAGAACAGGGCGCATACTAGGATTTCAATGTGTTGGTCCGGGCGAGGTAAATCGTCAGGTTGCCGAGGCTGCTATGGCTGTTATGAATGGAAACACTGTATACGATATCGGTGTGGCCGATCTCCCTTATGCTCCTCCTTTCTCGCTGGCTATTGATCATTTTATCACTACAGCTCATATCTTAGGTAATAAAATTGCCGGTAGAATGACTGGTATCAGCAATGCTGAAGTTAAAGAACGAATCGACTCCAGTGCTGATTCTTTTATTTTAGATGTTCGTTCTCCTGTTGAATTTAAGGAAATGCGCCTGAATGTCGGTGAGACTTTGATTCCACTCGGTACTCTCCGTAATTTCCTGGACAAACTCCCTTCGGATAAGGACGCAGAGATTGTTACTTTTTGTAAAATATCCATGCGGGGTTATGAAGCTCAGCGTGTGTTGGAAGCAAATGGATGGACTAATGTGAGAGTTATGGAAGGTGGTATTATGGCTTGGCCTTTCAAAGTGGAATTTTAA
- a CDS encoding molybdopterin-containing oxidoreductase family protein, with protein sequence MTTYKTICPYDCPTTCGLLAETDNDRIVKIKGDPDDLISGGLICRKMQRYEKSIYSSKRITTPLKRVGKKGAGEFIPVSWNEAVSTIVERWKQALAENGPDSILPFYYSGVMSFIHRNCGDALFNKMGACLLIKTLCASAKGAGYSAVMGETGGLDPRELADSDFYIVWGCNMKATRLQSMPDIVRARKNGKRVVLIESYAHEMASYCDQVVLVTPGTDGALALAMMHVLHEEGMTDLEFMRTEAVGFDEFKETLSTYSPEWAEGITGVPAKVIVELAREYGAASAPAIILGSGNSRHGNGGMTVRLITILSAFTGAWTRSGGGLCGCNTGGGPYVDMDRITRPDFRRNKARTVNINKLGSALQGENGETPIRCLHIYASNPVASVANQQGIENGLLNPELFTVVHERFMTDTARYADIILPATFSVEQSDCYSSYGYCSFGTAYKIIPAPGECKSNWDIFCLLAKGMGYEDSYFYQTEENLIKELLEHPLQGLVDLSVEQREILKTGGLLSIPFADHTDWRTPTGKMQIVNNDLAAPIPHYQENHGGSYPLRLIAAPSAETLNSIFLERDDLVDRRGDMTLAIHPDDAAVRDIADKDLVRAFNDLGEVTFIARVTSLVAKGAVTAVGVFDTRQSVTGNLVNTLHHERLSDIGEATTLNDNTVDVSKV encoded by the coding sequence ATGACAACGTATAAAACTATCTGTCCATATGACTGTCCAACCACTTGCGGACTTTTGGCTGAAACTGACAATGATCGCATTGTTAAAATTAAAGGTGATCCAGATGACCTCATTTCAGGCGGCCTGATCTGCCGTAAGATGCAGCGTTATGAAAAATCCATATATTCATCTAAGCGGATAACTACCCCCCTAAAACGAGTTGGAAAGAAGGGGGCCGGAGAGTTTATTCCTGTTTCATGGAATGAAGCTGTCAGTACAATTGTAGAACGGTGGAAGCAGGCTTTGGCTGAGAATGGTCCAGACTCAATTCTGCCATTTTATTATTCAGGGGTTATGAGTTTTATTCACCGCAATTGTGGTGATGCTCTGTTTAATAAAATGGGAGCATGTTTGCTTATAAAGACCCTATGCGCTTCAGCTAAGGGAGCTGGGTATTCAGCGGTAATGGGTGAGACAGGGGGCCTTGATCCAAGAGAACTTGCTGATAGTGATTTTTATATAGTGTGGGGTTGTAACATGAAGGCTACGCGCCTTCAGAGTATGCCGGATATTGTTCGGGCCCGTAAGAATGGAAAGCGTGTTGTGCTTATCGAATCGTATGCTCATGAAATGGCTTCATACTGTGATCAAGTTGTACTCGTTACTCCCGGTACTGACGGGGCACTGGCGCTTGCTATGATGCATGTGCTGCATGAAGAAGGTATGACTGATTTAGAATTTATGAGAACAGAAGCGGTAGGCTTTGATGAGTTCAAAGAAACACTTAGTACCTATTCACCGGAATGGGCAGAGGGGATAACCGGAGTACCAGCTAAGGTTATAGTTGAGCTTGCCAGAGAATATGGAGCAGCTTCAGCCCCGGCCATTATTCTGGGCAGTGGAAATTCACGGCATGGAAATGGCGGAATGACCGTTCGTCTTATTACAATTTTATCAGCTTTTACCGGAGCATGGACTCGCTCTGGTGGAGGTCTATGCGGATGTAATACAGGAGGAGGTCCTTATGTGGACATGGATCGAATTACAAGACCTGATTTTAGACGTAACAAAGCCCGTACAGTAAATATAAATAAACTCGGTTCAGCTTTACAAGGAGAGAACGGAGAGACTCCGATACGTTGTCTGCATATATATGCCAGTAATCCAGTTGCCTCGGTAGCAAACCAGCAGGGTATAGAAAATGGATTGCTTAATCCTGAGTTGTTTACCGTGGTACACGAACGTTTTATGACCGATACTGCCCGTTATGCCGATATAATACTGCCGGCGACCTTCTCCGTGGAGCAATCTGACTGCTACAGTTCTTACGGTTATTGTTCGTTTGGAACGGCATATAAAATTATACCTGCACCTGGTGAATGCAAAAGTAACTGGGATATCTTTTGTCTTCTCGCTAAGGGGATGGGATATGAAGACAGTTATTTTTATCAAACCGAAGAGAATCTTATAAAAGAGCTGTTGGAACATCCTCTGCAAGGATTGGTGGATCTTTCAGTTGAACAGCGTGAGATCCTGAAAACTGGTGGATTACTTTCCATTCCGTTTGCTGATCACACTGACTGGAGAACTCCTACAGGCAAGATGCAGATTGTTAATAATGATCTTGCCGCTCCAATCCCGCACTATCAGGAAAATCATGGAGGCAGTTATCCTTTACGGTTGATTGCAGCACCAAGTGCAGAAACTTTGAACTCAATTTTCTTGGAACGTGATGATCTTGTCGACAGGCGGGGAGATATGACTCTGGCTATACATCCAGATGATGCGGCTGTACGGGATATTGCGGATAAAGATTTAGTTCGTGCTTTTAATGATTTGGGTGAGGTTACATTTATCGCACGAGTGACTTCTCTAGTCGCTAAAGGAGCTGTTACAGCTGTAGGTGTTTTTGATACCAGACAATCGGTTACGGGGAATCTTGTAAATACCCTGCATCATGAAAGACTATCGGATATTGGAGAAGCGACTACTTTGAACGACAATACTGTGGATGTCTCGAAGGTTTAA
- a CDS encoding response regulator, translated as MKILVAEDDFASRNFLQFLLKKYGEVDIAVNGIEVLEAFRAALESKEPYDIIFMDIMMPEKDGLEAAKEVREMEREFHVAAANEVSIIMATALSDVKTVFKAFNKSEATDYIVKPLTVDTVHAKLIEMGLLNDK; from the coding sequence ATGAAGATTTTAGTTGCAGAGGATGACTTTGCTTCAAGAAATTTTTTACAGTTTTTGCTTAAAAAATATGGGGAAGTAGATATTGCTGTAAATGGAATTGAAGTTCTTGAGGCTTTCAGAGCAGCTTTGGAGAGCAAAGAGCCTTATGATATAATTTTTATGGATATCATGATGCCTGAAAAGGATGGACTTGAAGCAGCAAAAGAAGTTCGCGAAATGGAAAGGGAATTTCATGTTGCGGCTGCAAATGAAGTTTCTATTATCATGGCTACAGCACTTTCTGATGTGAAAACAGTATTTAAAGCTTTCAACAAAAGTGAAGCTACAGATTACATAGTCAAGCCGCTAACAGTGGATACTGTGCATGCGAAGCTGATTGAAATGGGTCTTCTCAATGACAAGTGA
- a CDS encoding MarR family winged helix-turn-helix transcriptional regulator: MEKYSRIEKMPFDFGVGDPLFPAEIKMVSTVVGHGSSGVTDLARELGITKGAVSQIIGRLCKKGLLSREKDQLNRARSIIRATESGRIAHDNHMEFHKHHDAEFIEFLGGLDDDSYRLVCELSEKMNSWMDNYLE, from the coding sequence ATGGAAAAGTATTCACGAATCGAAAAGATGCCCTTTGATTTTGGCGTGGGTGATCCTTTGTTCCCTGCTGAAATAAAAATGGTGTCAACCGTTGTTGGTCATGGATCTTCGGGTGTTACAGATCTTGCACGTGAACTTGGTATTACTAAAGGGGCTGTTTCCCAGATAATTGGTCGGTTGTGTAAAAAAGGTTTGCTTTCCAGGGAAAAGGATCAATTAAATAGAGCTCGCTCAATTATAAGGGCAACTGAGTCAGGACGAATTGCTCATGACAATCATATGGAATTTCATAAGCACCATGATGCTGAATTTATAGAGTTCCTGGGGGGGCTGGATGATGACTCTTATCGTCTTGTTTGCGAATTGAGCGAGAAAATGAATAGCTGGATGGATAATTATTTAGAGTAA
- a CDS encoding methyltransferase, with protein MFIAIPENDFGPVRKLIMESITPKLIIAAVKLKLFDFISDIGTTAGDLADDMGLEAVRLEPVLDVLVASEILEFKDGIYRNTSLAVEYLVSTSPLYQGKALQLSSHFNSLIEDSIPELLAGGEMQREVTDSEWGAEDAIEGTAQDAMSSGLAPVVDCISRLPGFDDFTSMCDIGGNHGLYTLGVLERNSKMEGVIYDLPHVLDLVQSRCNNMGFRKRITTSAFNFREDRLPESQYDIAVMSHILYAMKKDLSNAVKKIAETLKPGGWFVSHHYTRYEKSADLKAKASLEALTRLCGYSSHFIEKDELTKVLLLHGFENIRYENVSENGFGLITMAQLEKR; from the coding sequence ATGTTTATTGCTATACCTGAAAATGATTTTGGACCAGTACGTAAATTAATAATGGAGTCGATTACTCCTAAATTAATTATAGCTGCAGTAAAGTTGAAATTGTTTGACTTTATTTCAGATATCGGAACGACTGCTGGGGATTTAGCTGATGATATGGGGCTTGAAGCTGTACGCTTGGAGCCAGTTCTTGATGTGCTGGTTGCTTCCGAAATTTTAGAGTTTAAAGATGGGATTTATAGAAATACATCTCTGGCTGTTGAATATCTTGTCAGCACATCTCCATTATATCAGGGGAAAGCTTTGCAGTTGTCTTCCCATTTCAATTCACTGATTGAAGACTCTATACCTGAACTGCTTGCTGGTGGAGAGATGCAGCGTGAGGTTACAGATAGTGAGTGGGGGGCCGAAGATGCCATTGAAGGTACTGCGCAGGATGCCATGAGCAGCGGATTGGCTCCGGTGGTAGATTGTATTTCGAGGTTGCCCGGTTTTGATGATTTTACTTCCATGTGTGACATTGGAGGTAATCATGGCCTATATACTCTTGGAGTTCTAGAGCGAAATTCCAAGATGGAGGGGGTTATCTATGACCTGCCGCATGTTTTGGATTTGGTTCAATCCCGTTGCAATAATATGGGGTTTAGAAAGCGGATCACAACCAGTGCTTTTAATTTCAGAGAAGATCGTCTGCCAGAATCGCAATATGATATAGCGGTCATGTCACACATCTTATATGCTATGAAAAAAGATCTTTCGAATGCTGTTAAGAAAATTGCAGAGACACTTAAGCCGGGCGGTTGGTTCGTTTCTCATCATTATACCCGGTATGAAAAATCTGCTGACTTGAAAGCCAAAGCTTCGCTGGAGGCTTTGACCAGACTATGCGGATACTCATCACATTTTATAGAAAAAGATGAACTCACAAAAGTTTTACTTTTACATGGATTTGAAAATATCAGATATGAAAATGTTTCAGAAAATGGGTTTGGACTTATAACTATGGCCCAGTTGGAAAAAAGATAA
- a CDS encoding response regulator: MTSDNFDIDVFLGEFVTECSEATELAVQDVLNLEDGKDQDSIDRIFRALHSIKGNASMFGLYALSEFVHKVEDTCTDIRSGKRVIDKLAIDVLLKSFDMIENAFEHITEKGSDKIDYSIGYAFLNKFDKPSSSAGQETATEYEFSTPNISGSEIESKTILSTIEELKDSDFEEDKPISRIKNISAELGVDVEFEGIQRVVQDDLSQYNYMTQSTAIAGCADFDEQSCICQTRKNPTALVVDDDFATRKIIVSFLSKYMPCYIAKDGVEAIQAVTESLAGQSPYFDLIIMDIMMPNIDGLQACKAIRQIEQSKNVKSFSCESKIFIASTISDDKTMLKAVYECGADTYIVKPVVFEDIRRQLVRYRLIEPQ; the protein is encoded by the coding sequence ATGACAAGTGATAATTTTGATATTGATGTTTTTCTTGGTGAGTTCGTTACAGAGTGCAGTGAGGCTACTGAATTAGCTGTACAGGACGTACTAAACCTCGAAGATGGAAAAGATCAGGATTCTATCGATCGTATCTTCAGAGCTCTTCACAGTATTAAGGGCAATGCATCAATGTTCGGTTTGTATGCTCTTTCTGAATTTGTTCATAAAGTGGAAGACACCTGCACTGACATACGTTCTGGTAAAAGGGTGATTGATAAGCTGGCAATTGATGTACTGCTCAAAAGCTTTGATATGATTGAAAATGCATTTGAACATATCACCGAGAAAGGTTCTGATAAAATTGATTACAGTATCGGCTATGCTTTTTTAAATAAATTTGACAAGCCCAGTTCTTCTGCGGGGCAGGAAACTGCCACTGAGTACGAATTTTCTACTCCGAATATTTCTGGCTCAGAGATTGAGTCAAAAACAATTTTATCAACTATTGAAGAACTCAAAGATTCTGATTTTGAAGAAGATAAACCTATCTCTCGTATAAAAAATATTTCTGCTGAATTGGGTGTTGATGTTGAATTTGAGGGGATTCAGAGAGTTGTGCAGGATGATCTTTCACAATATAATTATATGACACAGTCGACAGCTATTGCAGGTTGCGCTGATTTTGATGAGCAGAGTTGTATATGCCAGACTCGCAAGAATCCTACTGCGTTGGTTGTTGATGACGATTTTGCAACCAGAAAAATTATCGTCTCTTTTTTATCAAAATATATGCCCTGTTATATTGCAAAGGACGGAGTTGAAGCAATTCAGGCTGTGACTGAAAGCCTTGCGGGGCAAAGCCCATATTTTGATTTGATTATTATGGACATTATGATGCCCAATATTGATGGCTTGCAGGCCTGTAAAGCTATTCGCCAGATTGAGCAAAGCAAAAATGTGAAATCTTTTTCATGTGAATCCAAAATATTTATAGCCAGCACAATCAGTGATGATAAGACTATGCTCAAAGCTGTATATGAATGTGGAGCTGATACATATATTGTAAAACCTGTAGTGTTTGAAGATATAAGAAGGCAGCTAGTTCGGTACAGACTTATTGAGCCCCAATAG